The following coding sequences are from one Elusimicrobium minutum Pei191 window:
- a CDS encoding YkvA family protein, which translates to MGQNKDYGDIKTLIEMYKAVAKGKYPVPWAVICWVLFFIFYFVFPIDLVPDLIFPFFGFADDAALFVFILTRVKKEINRFKNYEAPKQIEQKIQDLKNYKNKNTEEKQ; encoded by the coding sequence ATGGGACAAAATAAAGATTACGGGGATATAAAAACTCTCATAGAAATGTATAAAGCTGTGGCTAAAGGCAAATACCCTGTGCCCTGGGCCGTGATTTGCTGGGTTTTATTCTTTATTTTTTATTTTGTTTTCCCCATTGATTTAGTTCCTGACTTAATATTTCCGTTTTTCGGTTTCGCAGATGACGCGGCTTTATTTGTTTTTATTTTAACAAGGGTAAAAAAGGAAATTAACCGCTTTAAAAACTACGAAGCGCCCAAACAAATAGAGCAAAAAATTCAGGATTTAAAAAATTATAAAAACAAAAATACGGAGGAAAAGCAATGA